In Geotalea uraniireducens, one genomic interval encodes:
- a CDS encoding YicC/YloC family endoribonuclease has translation MIKSMTGYGKAVTETEQGRTTVELRAVNHRYGEVSVKLPRNLIAFETDVRKLVGSRLKRGKIDVFIQREEHGDATVQPQVNLPLARAYRDTFNQMRAELGLPDQVTLQLVLAQRDVLVTGEVGEDEELLRDEVLRTVGAAIEAMEAMRGREGAALLADLVTRRTTLGRLIDRVAERAPAVVTEYAGRLRERLAQLISGSGVDEARFVQEVAIMADRSDVTEELVRFRSHLVQFDDTLALAEPIGRKLDFLMQELNREVNTIGSKANDAEMAALVVELKAELEKIREQVQNIE, from the coding sequence ATGATCAAGAGTATGACCGGGTACGGCAAGGCCGTCACGGAAACCGAGCAGGGGCGGACAACCGTCGAACTGCGGGCGGTGAACCATCGCTACGGCGAGGTGTCCGTCAAGCTGCCGCGCAATCTGATCGCCTTCGAAACTGATGTGCGCAAGCTGGTGGGAAGCCGGCTGAAACGGGGGAAGATCGATGTCTTCATTCAGCGCGAAGAACATGGCGACGCCACCGTCCAGCCCCAGGTCAATCTCCCGCTGGCGCGAGCTTACCGCGACACCTTCAATCAGATGCGCGCCGAGCTCGGTCTCCCCGACCAGGTGACGCTGCAGCTGGTCCTGGCCCAGCGGGACGTCTTGGTTACCGGCGAGGTCGGCGAGGACGAAGAACTCCTGCGCGACGAGGTGCTCCGGACGGTCGGTGCGGCGATCGAGGCGATGGAAGCGATGCGCGGCAGGGAAGGGGCGGCACTGCTTGCCGATCTCGTTACCCGTCGGACAACGCTCGGTCGGCTGATCGACCGGGTGGCCGAACGGGCGCCGGCGGTGGTCACCGAGTATGCCGGCCGGCTTCGGGAACGGCTGGCCCAACTGATCAGCGGCAGCGGCGTTGACGAAGCGCGCTTCGTCCAGGAAGTGGCGATCATGGCGGATCGGAGTGATGTCACCGAAGAACTGGTCCGGTTCAGAAGCCATCTCGTCCAGTTTGACGATACGCTGGCGCTGGCCGAGCCGATTGGCCGAAAACTCGATTTTCTGATGCAGGAGCTGAACCGCGAGGTCAACACCATCGGCTCGAAAGCCAATGATGCGGAGATGGCCGCCCTGGTGGTAGAGCTGAAGGCCGAGCTGGAGAAAATTCGCGAGCAGGTACAAAACATCGAATAG